ACGAAGGAGAACCCGATGACCACCGGCGAACTCAACGAGGAATTCACCGCGACCCTGCGCAAGAGCCCGGCCAAGGGCGGCCACACCTACCTGGTCTGGCCCGGCTCCGCGGAGTTCTTCGGCACCCGCGGCTTGGTGAAAGTCCGCGGCACGGTCGACGGCGAACCGTTCCGCAGTTCCTTCATGGCCCTCGGCGACGGCACCCACAAACTCCCGGTCAACGCCGCACTCCGGAAAGCGATCGGCAAGGAAGCCGGCGACACCGTGACGGTCGTCCTGCTGGAACGCCTCGCCCGCTGACCCGTTGGGCTCATCGGGTGGTCGTCCGGCCGCCGGGGAAACGTCCGGCGGCCGGACGAGCGTCACCCCGTCAGACGGGTGCGAGGGGACGCACGCCGAACTCCTGGGGGAGACATGGGGATCATCAGCGGCCGTCCGGCCTTGCCGGTCGTCGAAGCGGCAGAGGGACGTCCGGAAGAAGCACAAGAAACCGGAGCGTTCGATCCGCACCAGCGGTGGAGCCGGCTCGTCGGCGGAGGCGACGGCATCGTCTACGCGGTGCAGTCCGACGGCGCCCTGTACTGGTACCGGCACCGGGGCTGGCCCACCGCCGCGTTCGACTGGGCCAACCAGGGTCTGGGGGCGGCGATCGGGTCCGGATGGCAGGACTTCGTCACCGTGCTCGGCGATCTGAACGGGGTCCTGTACGGCGTGCGCGGGGACGGGACGGTGCGGTATTACCAGCGGGTCGTGGCCAATCTGGACACCGGAGCGGGGACCTGGGCCAACAACGGCACCGGTGTCGTGGTCGGGACCGGCTTCGATGCTTTCCCGCGGATTTTCGGCGGACCCGGCGGCGTCCTCTGGTGCGTTGACGCCGACGGAATCCTGTACCGGTCGCGCCGGATCAACGGCACTTTCGAAACGCCCCAGCCGCTCGGCGACGGATTCAACGTCGCGCGCTACCTGTTCTCCGACACCGGGAACGTCATCTACGCCGTCAGCGGCACCGGCGCGCTCACCTGGTTCCGCTACCGCGACGGCATCGGATGGGCGAACGGCGGGCAGCCGATCGCGATCGGCGACAACGACTGGTTCGAGCTGTTCCGCCGGGACCTGTTCGCGGGAGCAGGCAACGGCGCGGTCTACCTGATCCGGATCGACCACTCGGCAGTGCCGGGCGACGACGGCGATCTCGTCGAACTGCGGCTCGCCAACCACCAGACGGTCGACACCGACGGCGGGCCGCGCTGGATCAACAACGCGACCGGCGTGGTCGTCGGGCAGGGCTTCACCGTCGAACGCAGCGCCGGGCTGCAGGGGTATCCGCAGCAGCAGAGCGTGCCCGCGGGCGGCCGGGTGTCGATCGCGCTGTCGACCGCTTTCCCCTCGGTCACCGCGCAGCTCGTGCGCGTCGCACCCGGCGGAGACACGCCGGAAGCGGTCACCGGGACCACCACCGTCGCGGGCGGCCTCCAGCAGGTGGCCGCGAACTACCGGTCCGCCGGATGCGGCTGGGCCGAGCGCTACGCCGCCGATCTCCCGGCGACCTGGCCGTCCGGCGTGTACGCCGCGCGGGTGACCGGCCGGTTCGGCCGGGTGCAGCACATCCCGTTCGTCGTCCGGCCCGCTGCTCCGGTACAGGAAATCGCCGTGGTGCTGCCGACCAACACCTACCACGCGTACAACGGCTGGAGCGGGCACGACCAGTACTCCGAGGGCCAGGATGGCGTCCGGCGCACGATCTCGTTCCTGCGGCCGAGCTACACCTGGCAGATCGCGCCGAAAGGCCAGTACGACCTGGAGCTGTACAGCGATCTGGAACTGCTGCGCTGGCTGAGCGCCGAACAGCTCGGGTTCGACTGCTACACCGACCACGACCTGCACACCGGCGGCTGGCTCCCCGCCTACCAGGCGATCGTGCTCGGTTCGCACCCGGAGTACTTCTCGATGGCCATGCGCACCAACCTGGCGAACTACCTCGCGGCCGGGGGCAGCGTGATCGCCACCGGAGGCAATCAGATCTACGAACGCGCGGAGTTCACCGCCGACGGCACCGCCCTGACGTTCCGCGCCGCCGACGGCAGCCGCGACCTGTTCCGCGAGCACTACGGCCTGCCCGAATCGCAGCTGCTCGGGGTGAATTACGACTCCGACGGCTGGATGACCTTCGCGCCGTACCGCGTGCTGCGCGACCACCCGTTCCTTGCCGGGACAGGGCTGTCGGCAGGCAGCGAATTCGGCGCGCACGGCCGGAACGGAGCCGCGAGCGCCTGGGAATTCGACACGCTCCAGGGCCTCGACGGCGAGGTCCCGCCGAGCGGGGTCATCGCTAGGGGAACGAACCCGGCCTCCCGCGGCGGCGCGGCGATGACCTGCAAGGAACTGCCCAGCGGAGGGTTCGTGTTCAGCGCGTCGTCGCTGACCTTCAACGGAGCGCTCCGGGTCGACCCGGCACTGAGCCTGCTGCTGCGGAACGTGTTCGACCGGGCACTCGCGCCCGACGGGAATGAGACGGGTTAGTTGAACGTTTGACGATGTGTGAAGAACATTGGCTTCCTCTCGTTCGGCCACTGGTCGCCGAGCCCGCACTCCGAGACCCGCTCGGCCGCCGACTTCCTGCACCAGTCGATCGACCTCGCGGTCGCGGCCGAGGAGCTGGGCGTCGACGGCGCGTACTTCCGCGTGCACCACTTCGCGCAGCAGGCGGGCAGCCCGTTCCCGCTGCTCGCGGCCATCGGCGCGCGGACGTCGAAGATCGAGATCGGCACCGGCGTGATCGACATGCGCTACGAGAACCCGCTGTACATGGTCGAGGACGCGGGCGCGGCCGACCTCATCTCGCGGGGCAGGCTCCAGCTCGGCGTGAGCCGGGGATCCCCCGAGCAGGTGATCGACGGCTGGCGGTACTTCGGCTACGCCCCGGCCGAGGGCGAGACCGACGCGGACATGGCCCGCGACCGCGTCGAGGTCTTCCTGAAGCTGCTCGAAGGCGAGGGTTTCGCGAAACCGAACCCGCGCCCGATGTTCCCCAACCCGCCCGGCCTGCTCCGGCTCGAACCGCACTCCGAGGGCCTGCGCGACCGCATCTGGTGGGGCTCGGGCTCGAACGCGACGGCCGTCTGGGCGGCGAAACTCGGCATGAACCTGCAGAGTTCCACGCTCAAGGACGACGAAACGGGCGAACCGCTGCACGTCCAGCAGCGCAAGCAGATCGAGGCGTACCGCGAGGCGTGGAAGGAAGCGGGCCACGAGCGCGAGCCGAGGGTGTCGGTCAGCCGCAGCATCTTCGCGCTGACCAACGACCTGGACCGCGCCTACTTCGGCCGCGACCGCAACTCGCGCGACCAGATCGGCATGATCGACGAGAACACCCGGGCGATCTTCGGCCGCTCGTACGCCGCGGAGCCGGACGAACTGGTGCGGGAGCTGAAGGAGGACGAGGCCGTGCAGGCCGCGGACACCCTGCTGCTGACCGTGCCGAACCAGCTGGGCGTCGACTACAACGCCCACGTGCTGGAAAGCATCCTGACCCACGTCGCCCCGGAGCTGGGCTGGCGCTGAGCACACCCGAACGAGGGAACCGCGGCGCGATCCGTCCGCGGTTCCTTTGTTCGGTTCCGCGTTTCGCGGCACTCCCGTGCCTGGTCAGCTGCCCGGCCCCGCTAGCATCACTGAGTTTTCAGCGAGGCGGGAAAAGGGGCGGAAAGTGGACACGGGGACTTTGAGCGGGCCGACGAGGTCCCCGCGAACGCCGGACGAGGAGCGAAGACGCGCGTTCCGGCCGGACATCCAGGCGCTGCGCGCCGTCGCGGTCGGTCTCGTCGTGCTGAATCACCTGTGGCCCGGCCGGGTGACCGGCGGGTACGTCGGCGTGGACGTCTTCTTCGTCATTTCCGGCTTCCTCATCACCTCGCACCTGGTCCGCGAAGTCGCGAGCACCGGGCGGATCCGGCTCGCGAAGTTCTACGCCCGCCGCGTGCGCCGCCTCTTGCCCGCGGCCTTTCTCGTCCTCGCCTTCGTCCTTGCCGCCGCGTATTTCCTCATGCCCTTCCCGCGCTGGGAGTCCAACGCGCAGGAGGTGATCGCCAGTGCGCTGTATGGGGAAAACTGGCTGCTCGCCGCCAATTCCGTCGACTATTCGCACCTGACCCAGTCCGCGAGCCTGTCGCAGCATTACTGGTCGCTTTCGGTCGAGGAGCAGTTCTACCTCTTCTGGCCCTTGTTGCTCCTGCTGCTGTTCAAGCTCCGCGCGCGGTGGGCGCGGCTGGCCGGGGTCGGGCTCGTCGGGGCCGCTTCGCTGGGCTTCAGCATCTGGTTCACCGACGTGTCCAAGAGCCAGGCGTACTTCGTTACTCCGGTGCGGGTGTGGGAGTTCGCGCTCGGCGCGTTGCTGGCGCTCGTCGGCGCGAAGCTCGTCCTGCCGAGGATCGCGGCGAACCTGGCCTCGCTGGCCGGTGTCGCCGCCATCGTCGCCGCTGCGGCCTTGTTCGACGACGAGACCGCGTTTCCCGGTGCGACCGCGGTCTTGCCTGCTGCGGGCACCGCGCTGGTGATCTTCGCCGGCAACTGCGAGGAGCGGCAATGGCATACGCCGCTGTCCTCGTCGCCGCCGGTGCAGTGGCTGGGGAACGTCAGCTACTCGCTGTACCTGTGGCATTGGCCGCTGATCATGCTGGCCCCGTTCGCCATCCCCGGCGCGCTGGCCGCGGGAGCGCTGACCTGGCAGCTCAAACTGGGGATCCTGGGCGCGTCCCTGGCCGCGGCGCACCTGTCGAAGCGGTTCGTCGAGGATCCGGTCCGGACCTGGCAGCCGCTGAGCCGCACCTGCGGGACGACCTTCGCCGCCATGGCGGCCGGGATGCTCGTGGTGTGCGCCGCGGCGGGCGGGCTGACCTGGACCTACCAGCGGCGCGTCGACCAAGAGGCCCGCGAGATCGCGGCGGAGATGTCCGGCCCCTGCCACGGGGCGCGGGCGCTGATGGCGGGCAACGCGTGCGCCGACCCGTTCGGCCCGGCCCGGACCGTCGAGATGGGCCCGGCCAACCGGTACTACACGGCGCCCGCGGACTGCCCGCCGCCGATGGCGCAGTACGCCGCGAGCGACGGCACGAAAACCACCACCCGGTGCGACTTCGGCCAGGGCGACGCCGAACCGAAAGTGGTGTGGCTGGTCGGGGACTCGCACGCCCAGCAATGGCAGGCGCCGCTGCTCAGCCTCGCCCGCAAGAACCACTGGCTGCTGTACACGAGCTACCTGGGCGGCTGCCCGTTCGCCGACATCCGGGCGATGCAGTTCGGCCGCGGCGTCCCCGACCGGCGCTGCATGAGCTGGACCAAGCAGATGGTCGGCGAAATCGCGAAAACGCGGCCAGCGTACGTGTTCACGTCGTTCTACAGCCGTCACGAGCCCGCCGACGACCGCAGCGGCCGCTCGCAGACGGAGCAGTACCGGGACGGGCTGAACGCGTACTGGTCGAAGTGGACCGCGGCCGGGGCGACCGTATTCGTGCTGGCCGACCCGCCGCTCAACGGACTTGTCCGCGCGACGGATTGCGTCCTGCTGAATCCGGATGACCCTCGGCAGTGCGCGGTCGACCGTTCCGTCGCGCAGCCGGCGGACCCGCTGACCGCGGCTGCCAGGGCGAGCACCGATCCCGGGGTCCGGCTGCTCGACCTGACCGACTATTTCTGCGACCGGGAACGCTGTTACGCGGTGATCGGGAAGGTCAGCGTCTACTACGACGCCAACCACCTGAACTACGACTACAGCCTGAGCCTCGACCGGGTCATCGCCGAGGCCGCGGGAATCCCGGGCTGAGCGGAAACGCGTTTTTCGCACTTCGCCAATAAAGCGTTTTCCGCCCCGGCGCCGTGTCAACACTTTCGAACCGGCAATGGCACGAAAGAAGGAGAACGGCGTTCTCCGGTGTTTCTTCCCTGTTCCGCTCCGCGCGGCCGCTTCTACGCTCGCCCCATGACCATTCCTTCCGAACCCATCGGCAGCATCCCGCGTCCGCCCGAATTGCTCGGCGCTCTCGCCGCGCGCGAAAGCGGGCAGCTCGGCGACGCGGCTTTCGCCTCCGTTCTCGACCGGGCCGTGCGCGAGACCATCGAAACGCAAGCGAGCCTGGGCGCGACCGTGGTCACCGACGGCGAGCAGCGCAAACCCAGTTTCGTCACCTACCCGATCGCGGGCTCGGGGAACCTTTCCGCGGACGGCGTCGTGATCCCGTTCGCCGACGGGCATCAACGGCAGCTGCCTTGCCTGACGTCCGGCCCGTTCCGCTACCAGGAGCACGCCGAGCACTATTTGCGGGCCGCGCGGCAGGTTACGAACCTGCCGGTGAAACAAGCGGTTATCGCGCCTTCCGCGCTCTCGCTGCTCTACCCGGCCGCGGGGATCGACGGCTATTCGCGCGAGAGTTTCCTCGACGACCTGGTCGACGGGGCCGAAGCCGATATCCGCGGTTGCCTGGACGCGGGCGCGCACGTCGTTCAGCTGGATTTCACCGAGGGACGGCTCTCGCTGAAGCTCGATCCCAGCGGCCAGGTCCTGCGCGATTTCGTCGAGCTGAACAACCGGGTGCTCGAGCGGTTCGGCGAAGCCGACCGGGCTCGCCTCGGCGTCCACACCTGTCCGGGCGGCGACCAGGATTCGACGCACAGCCTCGACGTCGACTACGCCGGCCTGCTTCCCGAGCTGTTCCGGCACGCCGTCGGCAATTTCTACGTCCAGCTGGCCAGCGAGTCCGATCCGGACCGGGTCCTGCGCGTCCTCGCGGACCAGCTCCGGCCGGGCGTGCGGGTGTTCGTCGGGGTGACCGACCCGATCGATCCGCGCGTGGAAACCGCCGAGGAAGTGCGCGACCGGGTGCTGCGCGCGGCTCGCTATCTCCCGGTCGAGCAGCTGGGAACGTCCGACGACTGCGGCTTTTCCCCCTTCGCGGACGACCAGTCGACCTCGCGGGAGACCGCGTTCGCCAAGATGCGCGCGCGGCTGGAAGGCACTGCGCTCGCGGCGGACCAGCTGGGAGTCGGTTTCCCCGCGGCCCGTACCGGCCAGGATGCGCGACGGACCGCCGCTGTCGACTGAATATCGCGCGGGGCAAGGGAAATCGGCCGGGCGGTGACTACGCACAGTGCTTTTCCGTGCCTGGATCGAGGCTAGGCCGGCAGCGGCCGTGACCCGGAACTGGGCGCGCGCGGCGGACCGGGCCGGATTCCCGGCCACGAAAGGGAAAGAGCTTGCCCGGCCGAGTGTTTCTGGCCCGGTTTCGCTGGACCGGATGGTCTTGTGGTAACCGGGTGCGTTCTCGGCACCGCCTAGGACTGCTGCCCGCCCAGCAAGCCGCCGGCCGCGACCCCGCCCACCCCCGGCGCGGCCGCGGCGGCGGCTCCCTTCAGGAAGTCCCGCCGGTGCTTGCCGGAACCGGGGCCGGGTTTCTCGTCGTTCGGAGCAGGCGTCCTCTGCCTCCGCGAGTGCGTTTCGAGACTGTGGCTCGCTTGAATTCAAGGGAGTACCCGGCGCGAACAGGGGCGTAGCCGGACAGGCGACCTCGATCATCAGATCGGTGGAGCGGGTCAACGGCGCAAGGCGTGGATCATCGCCTTCCGCGACCCGCGCGAGCGCAGTGCCGACACCGCTGCGCCCAAGGATCGGCCGGAGATCGTCGAATCGCTGAATCTCGCGGGACGCAATCGCTATTGGCTGCTTCTGTGCGCGTTCTTCGCCGAGTTCGCGGATCGCGGACCGGCGGAAAAGCGAACGCGGGACCCCGCTTTAGTGCCGGAGCCCCGCGTTCTCGAGGAGAAAGTCAGTCTTTCTTCAGTGCGTTCTTGACTTTGTCCGCCGCGCCGCCGAGCGCGTCTTTGACGTTTTCGGCCGCTTCCTTGATCCCGGCTTTCGCCTGGTCGGCTTTGCCTTCTTGCTTCAGCTTCTCGTCACCGGTCAGCGAGCCCGCGGCCTCCTTGGCCTTGCCGCCGAAGTCGTCTGCCTTGGCGCCGATCTTGTCGCCCGTCGACATGGGTCTCCTCCTTCATTGCCGGACAGCGAACGCGGGAATGCGTCAAAGCGAACGACAACGCGGATCCCGAATCGTCATTCACTCGATGATGTGATCGTCGCCACACGTTCGGGGAGTGAGTTTTGCGCGGCTGCCGAGTCGAACCGATGAACTGAACATACGGAAACCGACTGGAGGAGATTCGATGGCTTCGACGACTGACACGGCGGCCAAGTCCCAGGACGTGGAGAAGGTCAACGCCGGTCCGCTGACCAGTTCGCAGGGGACGACCAGCGTCGCGGACGTGGTCGTGCAGAAGATCGCCGGGCTGGCGACGCGCGAGATCCCGGGGGTCTACGACCTGGGCGGCGGCGCGGCGCGGGCGTTTTCCGCGCTGCGCGAGCGGATTCCGGGCGCGACGGCGTCGGCCGGGCAGGGCGTTTCGGTCGAGGTGGGGGAGAAGCAGGCCGCGGTGGACCTGCAGATCGTGGTCGAGTACGGCGTTTCGATCGCCGACGTCGCGCGTTCGATCCGGCGCAACGTGATCAGCGCGGTCGAGGGGATGACCGGGCTGGAGGTCGTCGAGGTCAACATCAACGTCGGCGACCTGCACCTGCCGTCGGACGACGAGGAGGACGGCTCCGGCGACAGCGGCCGGGTGCAGTGAGCGCGGTCGCGGGGGCTGGACGGGTCGCCGTCGCGGAGCGGTCGCCGGTGACGGCGGGCGCGCGCGGCGGACGGTCCGGCCAGGCCGCGGCTCAGGGCCGGGCCGCGACGCCCGGCCGGGCAGGCGGCGCCTGGCGGCGATCGGGGGCGGCCAGGCGGCTTGCGAAGACCGGCCGGGGGTTTGCCGCGGCGGAGGCGCCCGGCCGCCGGTCCGCAGTGGCGGGCGAAGGCGGGCGGGTCCGATGAACCTGCTCGAGGAGGCCCGCCGGATCGTCGCCGCCGTGCGGGAGCTGCCGGAGGTGGCGGACGTGCACGGCGGCGGGTTCGGCCAGGTCGCGACGCTCGGGGCGGGCGGCCGGGTGAGCGGAGTGCGGGTGACGGAGGAGGACGTGACCGTCGGCGTGACGGTCCGGGCTCCGTTCTCGGCGGGGGACGTGGCGGCGGCGGTGCGCGCGGCCGCCGCGTCGCCGGGCCGTCCGGTGCACGTGCTCATCGCCGACGTCGAAGTGCCGGCCGCGGCGGAGACCGGGCCGGAAAACCGGAAGGAGACGGTGTCGTGAACGCAACGGGATTGGGACTGATCACCGGCCTCGCGCTGGGCCTCGCCGCCGCGCTCGGCGGATTCGGGGCGTTCCTGCTGGTCCTCGTGCTGGGCGCGGTGGGACTGCTCGTCGGGCGCCTGCTCGACGGCAAGCTCGACCTCTCGCAGCTCACCGGCCGCGACCGGGGGTGAGCCGTGGCTGTCGCAGCGGAGGCCGCGCTCGCGCCGGAAGACCGCGGGAGCCTCACGATCAGCGAGCACGTCGTCGAGCGGCTGGCCGCGCACGCGGCGGGCGAGATCGACCGGGTCGGCGGGGCCGCCGGGCGGACGCTCGGGATCAGCCTCGGCGGCGAGGCGCTGGACCGGTCGGCGAAGACGTCGGCGCGGATCGCGGGCGGCGAGGTCGAGCTGGACGTGCGGATCTCGCTCGAGTACCCGGCCCCGGTGGGCGCGACGACCGAACGGGTGCGCGCCCACCTGCGCGGACGGGTCGAGGAATGGACCGGGATGCCGGTCCGGCGCGTCGGCATCACGGTGACGGCCCTGCACACCGAGGCCGCCGGGCAGCGGCGAGTGGAGTGAAACCGCGGCCCCCTGGGACCGACCGGATGTCCGCCGCAGCGATCGGGTCGAGCGGAACGCCGGATCCGCCGACTCGCCCGAGCGGTTCGAACAGCTCCGCACCCGGAGCGATCGCGTTGAGGAGGATCGAGTGAAACGCCGAACCCGCCGGTCTCTACCGGCGAGCTTGACCGCCGCTGTGCTGCTCGCGGTGTGCGTGCTGACCGCCGTCGCGGCCATCCAGCGGCTCACCGGCCACCAGCCGTGGCTGGATTACCGCGCGGTCGCCACGGCCGTTCACGACGCGCACTGGACCGACCTCGTCCCCGCGCTGATTTCGGGCGCGGTCGCTGTCGTCGGCCTCGTGCTGCTGTGGGCGGCGCTGCTGCCGGGCAAACGCCGGATCCTCCCGCTGACCGGAGACCCGGATTCCGGTGCCGACAGCGCGGACTACCGGTCCGCGTTGCGGGCGGCCGCGGCGGACGTGGACGGCGTCGAACGAGCCAAGCTTTCCACCGGCTCGCGCAAGGTCAAGGTGCGGGTGAAAACGGCCCGCACGCGGACGGACGGGCTGGCCGACGCGGTCCGCGCGGCCGTCGAGTCCCGTCTGGACCACATCTCACCGGTTCGCCGGCCCGCCGTGTCGGTGCGGGTCCGTGCTTCGAGGGAGGCCTCATGAATCGTCCGGCCGCGCTCAACCGGTTCCTGCTCGCGGTGATCGGCCTGCTGCTGCTCGCCGCGGGGGGATTCGGTCTGGCTACGCACTTCCGCGTGCTCAAGCTGGTCAACCCCGAGGCGCCGCTCGTGCCCGGCACCGCGGAGCCGCCGACCTGGGTCTTCTACGTGATCGCCGCGGCGGCGGTCGTGGTGGGGCTGCTCGCCCTGCGCTGGCTGCTGGCCCAGCTCGCGCACCGGCCGCGCACGGGGGTGTGGCGGTTCGAAACCGATCCCGCTTACGGACGCACCGAGTTGCGCGCCGACGACGCGGTGGCTCCCTTCACCGAAGAACTGCGGGGGTTGCCCGGAGTGCACAAGGCGAGCGCGTCGCTGGCCGGAACCCGGGAGACGCCGTCCCTGGCGCTGATCGTCACGTGCGAGCAGGACGCGGACCTCGGCGAGATCCGCAATCGCATCACGGAGGAGAACCTCCCGCGGCTCAAGGAAGCGTTGGAGCTGAACGACATTCCGGTCGAGATCGAATTCCGGTTCACCAGCCGCGCGACGTCCCGCGTCGGGTGATCAGCGCGGAGTGAGCACCACGACCGGAATCTCGCGCTCAGTCCACTTCTGGTACTTCGCGAAATCCGCGTACAACTCGACCAGCCGCGGCCACAGTTCGCGCCGCTCGTCCGCCGACGCGACGCGCGCCGTGACCGGGACGTTGCGGCGGCCCCTGAGGTGTACGCGGGTTTCCGGTTCCGCACGCAGGTTGAAGTACCACTGCGGATGCTTCGGCAGCCCGCCCTGGGAGGCGACGATCACCAGGTCGTCACCGGAACGCAGGTACAGCAGCGGAGTGGTGAACAGCCGTCCGGATTTGCGGCCGCGGTGCTCCAGAAGCAGGGTCGGCACGGGTTTGCGGAAACCCGCGCCGACGCGCCACTTGTGGCCGATCCGGCCGTTGGTCAGGGTGAAGACTTTGACCTGGATTCTGGCCAGGTACTTCATGAGCGCCGCTGTCACCGGCGAGTCCAGGCCTTTCGGCGCCTCTGCGGGAAGGGAAAAGCGTCCCATCGTGAACCTCCTGGCGGGGCGAACGCGTCAGCGGGCGGGCGGTGGGCAGTGCGCGGCGGTCGATCCGGCGAGCGGCATCGGGTCGAGTCCGAGCTTGCGGTGGTCCCAGGAACGGATCCGCTCCACGTCGACGCGGATCGCGACCCGTTTGCGGAGCATGAATTCCACCATCGGCTTCACGTCGTCGGTGTACTCGCCGTGGTATCGCTCCCAGACGTTGACCCCGACCGCCCAGAGCGCGTCCGGATCGTCGACGACCTCGGCGCGTCCTTCGAGCGAGACGCCGCGCAGGACGTCGTAGGTCAGTCCGTCCTCGACGAGCACGGTGACGCGCGGGTCGCGGCGGAGGTTGACTGCCTTCTGCGCCTTGGCTTTCGTTTCGAACCACAGCACGCCGTCGATGACCGCGTACCACATCGCGACCGCGTGCGGATGCCCGCCGGGGCCGAGCGACACCAGGGTCGCGGTGCGCTGCGAAGCGAGGTAGGCCGAGATTTCCTCGGGGGTCATCTCGATCTGCGCTCGCTGGTTGGTTCCCATCGGTTCCTCACTTCCTGCGGCGGGCCCCGGGCGGGCCGGCGAGTATCGAGGCGACGACGTCGACGAGGTCGTCGACAAGCTGGCCGGCGGTCCAGTCCGCCGCGTCCGGGCCGTGCAGGCGGCGGGTGCGGCCGACGTCGCCGAGGACGTTCAGCGTCACGGTCATCGCCTGGGACAGCCGGAAATCGAGCGTCCGGCGGGGGATTCCGGGGCTCAGCCGGTCCAGCAGGCCGACGAACGCGGCGTTGCGCTCGAAGAAGGATTCGGCGACCGCGTCCAGTCCGTCGCCGCCGGTCGCCAGCAGCTG
The nucleotide sequence above comes from Amycolatopsis sp. AA4. Encoded proteins:
- a CDS encoding pyridoxamine 5'-phosphate oxidase family protein, with the translated sequence MGTNQRAQIEMTPEEISAYLASQRTATLVSLGPGGHPHAVAMWYAVIDGVLWFETKAKAQKAVNLRRDPRVTVLVEDGLTYDVLRGVSLEGRAEVVDDPDALWAVGVNVWERYHGEYTDDVKPMVEFMLRKRVAIRVDVERIRSWDHRKLGLDPMPLAGSTAAHCPPPAR